One region of Roseofilum capinflatum BLCC-M114 genomic DNA includes:
- a CDS encoding ParB/Srx family N-terminal domain-containing protein, whose product MIVNLGIDEISPYEGNPRKHSEAQIQALASLMGRFGFHDSHAIAVDESGVVIWGHGRLLAAKRLGLKEVPVEVIPGLLEEEKQALRIADNAVADESKWDLEKLQEELFTLSTTDIDIDLLRVPDDLIDRLMQDLPATAKKDFKAKEPFFIADERSEDERSEDERSDSDEDERDDSDRTYCKEIILRCESIEDVYWLSNVIGQKINEKTTILYIPKRSQSIANARH is encoded by the coding sequence ATGATAGTTAATCTAGGAATTGACGAAATAAGCCCATACGAGGGAAACCCACGGAAGCATTCAGAAGCGCAGATACAGGCGCTGGCTTCGCTTATGGGGCGCTTCGGGTTTCACGATTCGCACGCGATCGCTGTTGACGAAAGCGGGGTAGTAATATGGGGTCACGGGCGTTTACTCGCAGCGAAGCGCTTAGGACTTAAAGAAGTCCCTGTCGAAGTTATCCCTGGTTTACTAGAGGAAGAAAAACAAGCGCTTCGCATCGCAGACAATGCGGTAGCAGATGAGTCAAAGTGGGATTTAGAGAAGCTTCAGGAGGAGCTTTTCACGCTATCGACCACGGACATCGATATCGACTTACTTCGCGTCCCGGACGATTTAATCGATAGATTGATGCAGGATTTACCCGCTACCGCTAAAAAAGATTTCAAAGCTAAAGAACCGTTTTTTATAGCAGACGAACGCAGCGAAGACGAACGCAGCGAAGACGAACGCAGCGATAGCGACGAAGACGAACGCGACGATAGCGATAGAACCTACTGCAAAGAGATTATATTAAGATGCGAATCTATAGAGGATGTTTACTGGTTATCTAATGTAATAGGTCAGAAGATTAACGAGAAAACCACTATTCTTTATATCCCTAAACGCTCGCAATCGATAGCTA